CAGAGATGACCAGTTGGGTGGTCAGTGGAGGGAGATCAACTATCATTCGGAATTTCTAAAAACTACCCTTCACCTAAGGCTTATAATTGACCAGACCGCCTCCTTAAAAAATTACTATGTTCCccttatttctgtttattttttaaaagccacAGAAGACCGAAAAAACAAGAGGTTACGATTTTGCAACTCCAGTACCATGGTGCCCTTCCACGCTAGGTATGACACACTACGCCAGTACTTCCCTTTTCCTGTATTTCATTCCTTTCATATCCTCTCTCACATTTCCTGTCTCCCAGAGATGAATACCATCTGTTCCCGCACTTCATGACTCCTCACACTTCTCGGTGCCCTCCACACTTCACCCTTCGGGGCTGCCGCTGCTCTCGCACGGCTCCGGCCCCGCGGCCTCGGGCGCGCCCCGGGGGCCATGGCCGCGCTGCGGGCGGGGCGGCTCCGGCCCTCCCACCTCCTGCGAGCGGGGCCGAGCCGGCAGGGGCAGGGCCGACCCAGCGGGGCAGAGCCGAGCCTGGTGGGGCAGAACCGAGCCGGCAGGGGCAGAGCCAAACCCAGCGGGACAGAGCCGAGCcggcaggggcagggctgagcccagcggGGCAGAGCCAAACCCAGCGGGGCAGAGCCAGAGCCGAACCCAGCGGGGCAGAGCCAAACTCAGCGGGACAGAGCCGACCCGGCAGGGGCAGAGCCAAACCCAGCGGGGCAGAGCCGAGCCTGGTGGGGCAGAACCGAGCCGGCAGGGGCAGAGCCAAACCCAGCGGGGCAGAGCCGAGCCGGCaggggcagagccagagccGAACCCAGCGGGGCAGAGCCAAACTCAGCGGGACAGAGCCGAGCCCAGCGGGACAGAGCCAAACCCAGCGGGACAGAGCCGAGCCAGCCGAGCCGCGGCATCATGCTGGGCATGGTGAAGAACTCGCTGCTGAGCACGGTGGAGGCATGGCCCTACCGCCTGCTGAGCAAGGGCGAGAAGGTCTGTGCCGGGCGGGTCTGCGCTAAGGGGATCGGCCCCGGGCAGCGCGATCCTCCCGGCAGCGCCTCCATCCCCATCTCCTTCCCCAGGATCAGGTCAGCTACGAGGAGAGGACGTACGAGGGCGGGAAGTTCGCGGCGGTGGAGCTGGTGGGGAAGTCGTTCGACGAAGCCTCGAAGGAAGGAGCCGTGAAGCTCCTCAAGTACGTGGGAGGAAGCAACGACAAGGGTGAGGATGCTGCTGGCCCTGCGGGCTCGGCGGGTGTTGGTGGTTGAGGCTTGGTGAAAGCGCGATGGATGGGAGCAATCAATGGCACTGCCCGCCTGGCTTGTGGCTCCTGGCACGGGGAGTCTTTGATGGGGGTGGCCCCTCACTGATAAAAGTAAATTTGCAACAGGCTAAGTGGTGCCCAGCCAACTCATGCTATGAGTCCGCTTATAACCCGTCTCTGGCTCAGGATGAAATctcaaaaattatttgtttaaaCAGGAATGAGTTATCTTGCAGCTAGGATAACATGAGGACAGGCAGACAGGTATCTATCACAGCTCCCtgggtgagcagcagctgatgAATTTCAGGATATCTGGGACACTTCAGTTCTATGATGTGCCCTTGTGGGCAGTGAAATAACAGTTACGACCTTGATATTTTATCTGGCTATTTTTATTCATGAAAGGGTAATGAACAGTGAGCTTCCTTTATAATGgtatattttaatgttttatggCAGTGCTTCCAGGTGATTGCTTCTAATTCACATCTTACTAAAATGTGCACATTTTAACCATTCATAGCAGGAGAAGACTACAGAGTAGCTCTGAGGCATATACATGTTCTCAAACACCTTTCTCCAGCTTCTAGGAGAGGGATTAGTGTAATCTCTATAGGAGTAGGAGGTGGATATAGAGGGAAATggtatttgcagcaaaattCCTCAAAAGGTGATGACTGCTGTTGCTGTAGTAGAAAGGGTGCCTTTTATAACATGTGACACAAACACAGGTATGACATCAAAGGAAAATAGATGAGAAGGATGGCTTGATCTCAGCTGTTTTTATGGCTGCCTGGTCATGAGGTTTAGAGATTCCCTACTGCTGCAAGAAGAGTGAAGAAAACTGGTCTTCAGTGCCATGTGGTACTTCTTGGTGGTAAAtgagtaggaaaaaaaaccttgcTGTTCCTGGAGTGTGGAAAGCATGGACAGTCCTGCTGAAAGCCATAACAGCACTGAGGTTTGGGGCACTGGGACTTGTAGGATGTCTGGAAGCATTTGGGAGGTTTTAAGAGAAAGCTCCTGTCACTCAGTATTGGCTGTGGGCTCACAGCTAAGTGTGGATAGTATTAATTTAAATGCTGATGTAGATTTATATGTGCCACTGGCCTGCCCTGGAGCTACAGACCCTGCTGTCTTACAACTGATTTGTCAGAAGAACAGAGTGTCTAATAGAGccacaaaagcagcaccatTAATAAAAAGCATTCCAGAGGTCAGTTTGAACCCTTTTTTCCCAAGCTTCAGGTGTGGAGAGGGAGCTTGGCCCAAGCAGAAGCCTGATGATGGCTGTtctgcttccccagaggagcccTCTCCTGACAAGGAGTTTGTCCATATGAGGAGTTTTCCAAAACTAAAATTAACTTTTGTGAAATCCCTGTTAATTTTGTGAGTTCCTGAGGGCCTAGACTTCTTTAATAATGTCTGTTTGTCTGTTTCAGGGGTTGGAATGGGCATGACTGCTCCTGTCTCCAtcactgcttttcctgctgaagaTGGCTCCTTTCAGCAGAAGGTGAAAGTCTCTCTGCGGATCCCAAGCCAGTTTCAAGACAGCCCTCCGTGTCCTACTGATGAAAGCATTAAGATTGAAGAAAGACAGGGGATGACCATTTATTCCACGTAAGGAATGCATCCTGGGACCTCCAGTCTCAAGTGATGAGGTCTTTAGGGTGCTCTGATAAGCAGTGTTTGTTTTACCAGGGGACTTGCTGTACAAGGGGTGCATGTGGCAGAAGGAGATAGAGGAGTATGTCTAGACTGAAGACAGATGTCTTCAAAAAAGACACCTGACAAAAAATGTCACTTCTTACCATTGGTCATGCTGCACTGATGTggaatgtggatttttttccactggGTTAACAAACATGGAGGCTAGCCGTGAAAAATACTGTGCCATTTCTATTGTATGAATCTATAGCTTTCCCCACTTTCTGGGTTCCAGATTGTTCATAGTCATTAAGAATGCTCTTCAGTGCAGTCCAATGAAGCTTCATTCAGATGGACTCATACCAGACTCCACCATGGaaacaagcagctgctgcatTGCTTCAAGTCACCTTTTAATGTCTTGGGGTGTTGACTGACAGCCTGGACTCAAACTAGCATCACCATAGCAATAAGCCCTTCACCTTGTCTTTACCCTTTGGAGGTTCCCTTACCTACTTTCTTGAACTGTTTTGGCTGACTGACTCCTTTTttgcctccagctgctgcttggcCTTTGCTCTGGGTGTGGGCCACTTCTGCAATATCAGCCTGTT
This region of Zonotrichia albicollis isolate bZonAlb1 chromosome 4, bZonAlb1.hap1, whole genome shotgun sequence genomic DNA includes:
- the HEBP1 gene encoding heme-binding protein 1; translated protein: MLGMVKNSLLSTVEAWPYRLLSKGEKDQVSYEERTYEGGKFAAVELVGKSFDEASKEGAVKLLKYVGGSNDKGVGMGMTAPVSITAFPAEDGSFQQKVKVSLRIPSQFQDSPPCPTDESIKIEERQGMTIYSTQFGGYAKEADYVSYAAKLKAALGSDAAYHKDSYLCNGYDPPMKPYGRRNEVWFVKE